A window of [Clostridium] innocuum genomic DNA:
TGGCACCATCAGCCCCGGTGTTTCCGGTTGCTCCTGTCGGTCCCGTTGCTCCGGTCAAACCGGTACTTCCCGTAGCGCCTGTCGGTCCGGTAGGCCCGGCAGCACCATCCGGTCCGGTATTTCCCGTGGCACCAGTTGGTCCCGTAGCACCGTCAGCCCCGGTGTTTCCCATAGCCCCGGTCGGTCCCGTAGCACCTGTTAAACCGGTATTTCCAGTAGCACCAGTCGGTCCGGTAGGCCCGGCAGCACCATCGGCGCCGGTATTTCCCGTGGCTCCGGTCGGACCTGTTACGCCGTCAGCTCCCGTGTTTCCGGTAGCCCCGGTCGGTCCTGTTACCCCTGTGCTTCCGGTTGGTCCAATCCCTCCGGTAGCTCCGGTACTGCCTGTTGACCCGGTCGGTCCGATAGGACCGATTCCACCAGCTGCTCCGGTAATACCGGTAGCCCCGGCAGGTCCCGTTGGTCCGGTAGGCCCCGTGCTTCCCGTCGCACCGGTCGGTCCTGTCGCCCCCGTATTGCCTGTTGGTCCGCTAACGCCGTTGGCTCCGGTGTTACCCATAGGTCCTGTTGGTCCGGTTACACCGTTCGCTCCGGTATTTCCAGTAGCTCCTGTTATGCCGCTGGCACCAGTCGCCCCCGTAGCGCCTGCTGGCCCGATGGGTCCGGTATTTCCCGTAGCTCCGGTTGAGCCTGTGCTTCCGGTCGGACCCGTTGGTCCTGCCGGTATAGTGAACAGCAATGAAGCGCCGGAAGGTGTAAATGTCTCAGTGACACTGGCCTGTGTTCCCGGATCTCCGGTAATGGTTCCTGCAACGGTAATCACAGGTGTCATGCCCGTAGCTCCCGTGTTTCCGGTAGCTCCTATGCTTCCTGTCGGTCCGGTATTTCCGCGTAATCCTGCCGGTCCTGTATTTCCGGTATTTCCGGTAGGCCCGGTAGCTCCGGTAGGCCCGGTAGCGCCTACACCCGGTCCTGTCGCCCCGGTAGCCCCTGTTGAACCCGTCGGTCCGGTTGCTCCCCGAAATCCGCGTGGTCCCCGCGGTCCCTGGCAACAGCTGTTACAGTCACAGCTGCAGGAAGAAGCATCCTCGCCATAGCAGTCATCATGGTAATTATAATCATCGTAATGCATATTGCTCACCTCACTTTCTAAAACAGTACAGTATATGTAAGATAAAAATTCGTGTCGTGTTAAAGTCCCGGATTTTATATAAATACATATCCCAAAGCAAAAAAAGCACTCCTTTTTCTAATCTGTCTGAAGTACATCCTACATAGAACGAAAGGATAGCGTCTTCAGACTTTTCATCGGATACTCCTTTGGGGTATCCCCTCGTAAAAACAATACCAGTCACATGATGTGAATGGTATTGCAGGACCAGAGGATATCAATTAATAGAATGCAAATATTCAGGTATTGTGATAAAAATGTCAGAATCTTGTTTCTATACATCAGGCTATTCTAACAATATTTAATGATGCTCCGGTGCCGGATTGCAGGGTAACCGTACCATTTACTCCGTAAATTTGTAATGATAAAACATCCCCTGCTGTTAAAGACTGCATGAATGATACACTATATTCATTTGAGGATGTTGAGGACGTACTGATAGAGTTTAATATCGGCGTACCATTCCGTGTTACTCTTGATGACATTGGCAATCCAGATGTCATTTTGATAACATAGGATATGAAATAGGTACCTGTTTGATTAACTGTGAACTGCGTATTCGAAGCATTTGCCATAAATCCGTTTATATAGGGCTGAACAGGCAGAGGAATATTCGTTCCATCGGATGTTACCGAAACGGTAGCAGCGGAAATATTCAGTGCGGAGAGTGCATTCGTGATAACAGAAGTCCCGGTTGGACCTGTGGCACCTGTATTTCCTGTCGGCCCCGTATTTCCAATAGGTCCTGTTGCCCCGGTCGGACCTTGAAAACCGTGTGGACCGCGCGGCCCCGGACAGCAGCACGGGGTATAGTCATATGGATGACAGGAGGGCATACTGCATGGATCACAGCAGCTGTCATCGTATTCATCATAGTGCATAATACGTTCCAGTATATGGGGAACATACAAATCCTGTATTTACATTCTCCCATATCCGTTGCAATTTCTTTACATAACACAGGGAAAATTCACCTGCTTCCAGGCATCTTTATGGCAATACCTCCGCCGGCTTGCTATGGAGGCAGAAAAAAGCGGAGATGTCCTAACCTCCGCGCATCCCTTTACAGGATAAATAAATCTATACTGCAGCTTGAAACAAAGGTGATATTCCTGTTTGTCTGATTGGCAAGAACAATCATACCATATTCATTTCTTATAACCGTTCCAATGGAAGGCGTCTGTGTGTTGGTAGTGATATAGACATTTTCTCTTCCTACCGGGAGTAGAGAACGGATAACAGCATCACAATCAGCACAGCAATCCGTCAAGGCAGGCACCGGCTCTGGTAAATATACAATGGCGTCATTGTACACGGCATCATTGATCTGAATCGTATCAATACTGCAGATTGATAGATACTGGGAAGTATTTTGAGAGTTTATAACCTCGAATACGCCGGTACGTCCATTCGGTCCCAATAGCAGTGCGCCTGCACGTCCGACAGCGGCAACTCCGCTTTCCAACGTAATAAATAAATCCTGATTCGGATAAAGCGTAATGATCTGCTGGAGGATATTTCTTATCTGCTCCTTACAGTCACAGCAAACGGTTTCCGAAGACCCGGCAGGTCTTGTGGGACCGGTAGCGCCTGTTGCTCCACTTGATCCTGTGGCACCCGTTGGTCCGGTAGCTCCACGATATCCTCGCGGACCCTGTGGTCCCTCACAACAGCAGCTCTCAGCACTGCTGCAGGATGGCGCCTGCTCTGCACAGCAATTGTCCATGCAGGCATAATCATCATAATGCATACTGCTCACCTCGCTTTCTGATACAGTATAAGCTATGCTGTCTGCATAAATATGTATTGACGATATTCCAGAGAGACTTGTATTTCTGTAAGTTATATACATATATATAGCCATAACGGTTGATAGATGAAGCCCTAGATAGTGACAGGCATATTCAGTTTCATGCAGGGTGTCTGTATGCTGTTGTGAATTTCCATGGCGGATGAAACAGGTGTTGATGTGTTTCCATTGAACATCCGTAAGGGTCTAAAAACAGGGAAAGCTGTCAGAGATGACCATAGCCATAACGAAGCCCTGCTGTCAGGAATGCTCTTTCTTCTTTCTGATTTGTCTAACCTTTGTTACATCATATTGCGGACTTTTTGTCGTGCGTATGCTATACTGTTAACATAAATGAGGTGATTGTATGCTGTCTACAGAGCGTAAATTATATCTGCTGCAGAAGGTGGAAAGAGAAGGAACCATCCATGTACGGGATGTCGCAAAGCAGCTTAACATCAGTGAGACCACGATTCGACGCGATCTGATGGAGCTGGAGCAGGAAGGAAAGGTGCGAAGAGTGCACGGCGGTGCTGTCAGAGAAAGCCTGAATCAGATTCTGACGGAATCCAGAGAGCTGCTGATGCAGGATCGTATGCTGATCAATTTTGACAGAAAATCCAGAATCTGCCGCAGTGCCAGTGAGCTTGTTGAGGATGGTGAATGTGTCTTTCTGGATGGAGGAACCAGTATCGTTGCCATGATTGACTATCTGCAAAGCCGTCCCATCAAAATCGTGACGCATAACCAGCTGATTGTACAGCGGCTGCACGATCCGGTTGCACAAATCATCATCATCGGTGGAGATTTCAATGCGAAATATCACATGAGTGAGGGACCGATGGCGCAGAATATGCTTGGTCTGTATAATTTCGACAGAGCCTTTATCGGCTGTGCAGGCATGGACCCTATCAGCGGGCAGTGTTATACTGCGGAAATGGGAACCAGGGAACTGAAGGAAATTGCGATGAAAAACAGCAATCACAGCTATCTGCTGATCGATGACAGCAAGCTGTTTGTAAAGGGCTTCTGCAAATTCACAAATGCGGATGCCTTTGAACAGATATTCTGCAATAGGCTGGATGAGACTGTGGAAAACCTGCCAGATAATATGAAATTTGTGGAATAAGCAATATATGGATATTGTATAAAAAAACCGGAAGCATTTTCGCAAATAGTGAAAGGCACTGGTTTTTTTTGCTTTTTTCCTTAAGGAGAAATGCTGATAATTTGATCAGTATGACCTGTAGTTTCTTATATCACGGTAAAGGTGATGAATGTGTCCCACTACTATTCTATATGCGATTGCTTGCATAAAATACGGGAGCAGTAAATAGAATTGCAACAATATTGTTGCAGAAAAAAGGCATTTTCGAGGGTGTGAATGCGTGATACTATTTTCCTGTAAAGGAGGATTTGATATGGAATTATCGAAAGTGACGATGATTTTAAGAGGGTATACCTATGAGCAGGTACGCTGTGTTGCTGAAGTTCTGATTAACAGCAGCTATGTGAAAAACATGGAGATTACTTTAAATACCAGCAATGCATATGAAATCATCAAAAAGATTGCTGATGAGTTTCAAGGGAGATTGCATATTGGCGCTGGAACCGTTCAGACATATGATGAGCTGGTTCAGGCGATTGCAGCAGGGGCAGTCTTTGTTTTATCTCCGAGAAAAATGAATCAGAAGATGCTCGATTATTGCAAGCAGCACAATGTGATTGCAGTTCCCGGGGCTTTTACACCATCCGAAATCGCAGAATCTTTGGAAATGGGAGCTGATATCGTAAAGGTATTTCCAGCGAATGAAGTAGGCTTTGATTATGCAAAAAAGCTCTGTGAACCAATGGGAGAGCTTCCTCTCATGGCGGTCGGAGGTATTCAGGCAGGAAATGTGAAAAAAGCTTTACAATCAGGTTATACTTATGTAGGAACAGCAGGCGGTCTTTTTGAGAAGGAAGATATTCAGAACATGCGAAAGGATCATATGTTGAAATCTTTAGAAGTATTCGAAAAAGAATTATTATAGATAGGAGAGATTCACTTGAAGGCTGCGCAAAGACAAAAAAAGCTACTGGAAATATTAACATACAGCGAAAATTATATGACTGTTCAAAGTCTTGCTGATACTTTTACTGTATCAAAGCGAACAATACATAATGATATTGCGCAGCTGGAAAATCAGGGAATAGAATTTGAAAAAAAGCCTAGTGCCGGATTAAAGCTGAAAAACAGAAAAGAGGCCCGCTTTGTAGAGCATATGGATAAATATCGGCCGGAGCAGCGTAGAAAGCAGCTTATGAAAGAACTACTGTTTTATGAAAATAGAATCACCTTTCAATCAGCCTCTGCGTGTTATATGGTGGGGGTAAGCTCGATTATTGCAGATATCCATTACATAAAAGAGCATATTTTAAATGATGCGACAGTGTCACTGATTGGAGATGAAAACGGTACCAGGCTGACGGGGACAGAAATAGAATGGCAAAAGGCGTTAATCTCATTTAATGAATATCTGATAGCATCGGAAAATCTGACATTCACGGATGATGCAATGCTGGCATTGTTTAAGGAATTCTATGATACAGATATCATAACAGCATGCTACACAACAATTCAGGCGCTGGATGATTTCAACATATATATTGCTGCACAGCATTATTTAATCAATCTGTTCAATGTCATGATTGTATTATGTCATCGCTTGAGAAAAGGATACCATCACAAAATTATCCATAATGCATTTTACAGCGATCAGATAATGGCGATGATGTATTATCTGATTGGTGATGATTTACTTCGTATTCTGAAGAAGGATTTAAACATCACTTATGAGGATGGCGATATATATTTCCTTTCTATGTATTTGAGTGCAAATCGGATTATGCTCAACAGCTCTTTACATAGACGGGGAAATCCATTTAAGCATATAGTTGAGAATTTAATTGAAAGAATGTCAAACTGCGTCGATGTTGATTTAACGCAGGATCAGGATTTGTTTTACAATCTCTGTCTGCATCTGGAACCGATGATATATCGGTTGAAAAATCGAATTTATATCACTAACCCGATGTTATTTGAAATTAAGCAGCAATATCATTTGATGTTTGATTTGACCTGGATGATTATGGACTCTATAAGGACAACGCTTGGGGTCACGCTTACTGAGGATGAGGTTGGCTTTCTTATGCTTCATTTCCAGAATGCATTGGAGAAGAAAAAAAAGAGTAAGCGTATTTTGGTTGTGTGTCCAAACGGGATAACAACTTCGGAATTGATTGCCAACAGGATACGAAGTGTCCTGCCGCCTTTAGACATAATTGAAGCCGCATCGATTGATACGATCAACTCATTTGAATTAAGGAGTATCGATTTTATAGTGTCAACCATACCTTTGAAAAGCCTTGATAAACCGGTTGTAGTTGTTTCAATGCTGATCAATGATTCTGATATACAGAGGATTGAAGAGCTATATAAGAAAAAGTTATCAATACCCAAGGAAGCGGATGTACGCTTTATTGAAATCCCACAGTATTTGCATGAGAAAAATATTTATATTAATGGTGGGAAAATAACAAAGGATGAAATTATTCATCAGGTCTGTACGGGCCTGAATAAAGAAGGCTGTGTAGATGCGCATTTTGAAACCAGTGTATGGGAAAGAGAGCAGAAAGGAGGAACGGATATCGCGGTTGGAGGTGCAATACCTCATGGCGCAGTTTCCACTGTACGAAAAACACAATTGGCTTTATGGATCAATAAGGAGCCGGTGAAATGGTCTAAATACCGTGTGAAGGTGATTGTATTTTTCGCATTGAACAGCGAGGATACAGCAAAAACAAAGGTTATTTTGGAAGAAGCCTTTTCACTTATCAAAACAAAGGAAATGATAGAAAAGCTGTCTTCCATGAAGAATAAGAAGGCTGTTATAAAATATATATTTGGAGGAAGCCGATTTGATTAGAGAAAATCTTTTATATTTAAACAAAGATATCCGTGATCGTGAAACAGTTATCACATATATTGCAGATATGGCAGATACTGTTGGATTATTAAGCGATAAAAACCTGTTTTTAAAAAGTGTTCAGGAAAGAGAACACATATTACCCACATCTGTAGGCTTTAAAGTAGCTATACCGCATGGCCGGAGCAGCAGCGTCAGAGAACCATTTGTATCCTTCATGAAAACAAAGCATGAATTTATCTGGGATACGAGAAACAATAATGAGGTGGATTTGATATTTCTGATTGCCGTGCCTGAAAAAAATGAGAATAACCTGCATCTCCGGTTTCTTTCGGAAATCAGTAAAAAATTGATGGATAGCAGCTTCAGGGAACGATTGCGGAATGCGGATAATGAACACGAGGTATTCGTTATGTTACATGAAATTAATGAGAAAGTGATGGAGGAAAACACATGAAAATTATAGGAATAACAGCATGCCCAACAGGGATTGCACATACATATATGGCACAGGAGTGTCTGGAAAAGGAATGCAGAAAAAGAGGCTTTGATGTGAAAATCGAAACACAGGGCGGTTTGGGGATAGAAAATGAACTAAGTGAAGAGGATGTAGCTCAAGCTGATGTTGTAATTCTGGCAGTCAGTGTCGTTATTGAGGGGGAGGAACGATTTGAGAATAAGCGTGTATTACATACTGATGTGGATGAAGCAATTTCGCATGTGGAAAAGCTGGTAGATAGAGCGGTTGCACTCGTAGAAGGAAATTGATAATTATGAAAACGATTTGGAAAGATATTCAAAAGCATTTGTTAAGTGGCGTATCCTTTATGATGCCGGTTGTCGTTGCCGGTGGTGTGATCCTGGCAGTTTCCTTATTGGGTGCAACGCAGACGGAAACAGGACTTGTTCCTAATGGGCCGTTGCTGACCTATTTGAATCAGCTGGGAAAAGCAGGAATGGCGATGATGATTCCTGTATTCGCTGCCTATATTTCATATTCTGTAGCCGGGAAACCGGGTCTTACACCGGGATTCATTTTAGGTTATATTGCAAACAATGCTATCATGATCAATGGTGTTGAGGTTAAGGCAGGATTTCTGGGAGCACTTATCTTAGGTCTGCTTGCGGGCTATATGGCGAAATGGATGAAGGGATTAAAGGTAGGGAAAACGATTCGCTCCATCATGCCTATTTTGGTCATTCCAATCTCAACTGTCCTTGTACTAGGCCTTGCTTATTATTTTATAATAGGATATCCGATTTCCTTTCTGATGCAGGCGCTGTCAGATTTGATGGTGACTTTGAACGGCAGTGGGAAAGCTGTGCTGGCAGTGTTTATGGGGTTCTTTAGTGAAATTGATTTTGGAGGACCTGTGACAAAAGCTGTCTCCATGTTTACACTTTCTATGATCAATGAAGGGATCATGGAGCCTAATGGAATATTCAGAATTCTGGTAGCTGTTCCTCCGATTGGAATCTTTTTATCCACGATTATTGCTAAGAAAAAATATAGTGAGGAAGAACGTGATAATGCGAAAGCTGTAGGTATTATGGGATGTCTGGGGATAACAGAGGGAGCAATTCCGTATGCTATCAAAGATCCGAAGGCTGTGTATCCTGCATGTATTATCGGAAATATCGTCGGGGCATTGATCGGGGCCTTTGGAAATGTGGCATGTCCGGTACCGCATGGTGGATTCATTGTACTTCCGGTCGTAGAAAATCAACTTTGGTTTGTTGTTGCAATACTTGTCGGCTCTGTCATCACAGCACTGCTGCTAAAGGTATTGAAAAAGGATGTTCTTGAGGAGCGCTAAAAAGTTTGCTCTTAAATACTTAAACAGCTATTCGAGCAGAATTACAGAAATCTATACAGCATTAAAAGAAAGTAATAGGCTCTTTCTCGATTACAGGTAAACTTAACATAGGGAGACTTCCATACGATTGTAGTTATCAATAGAAGTTGAAGTCTCCCTTTTGCAAACACCCTAAAGTAAGAAAGAAACGAAGCTATCATATGCTGTCAACATACGGGCAGTCTGCTGCTTTTGTTAAAAATGCGGTAAACTTATACAGTGAATCAGATATATGAAATTATATAGTTCTATTTTGATGGTGATAAGGCAAACCTGTCTCTTTTGAATAAGGAGATAGGTTTGCTTTATCTTAGCTGATTGTCACTTGATTCCGCATCAAATGCACTTATAGAAGCTATCGAGAAAAAGTGCAGTATGAGATATTGGATAGTGTTTTTACGTATTGGAAGACATCTGCTTTAAATTCACCACAGCGTATAGGATATGTAAATGCGTAATTTCTATGAATACCAAGACGAAATAGTAAGAAAACGCTTTCCTGTTTGCCCTTCCTGATTTATCATAAGAGTATAAAGAAAAGAGGGGTTTTATGATAAGGACGATACCTGAAGATTTTTTAATCGGAACAAGCAGCAGTGCATGGCAGATCGAAGGGGTGGCAGGAAAAAGCAAAGAGCAGAAAAGCTGGGCAGAGCTGTTCTATGCATCAGCACCGGAAAAATGGCATGATGGAGTCGGACCGGAAAAGGCGGCTGATTTCTATTACCGCTACAAAGAGGATATTCATACCATGGCATCTCTTCATATGAAAGCCTTCCGCTTTACCATACAATGGGCGCGGTTTATGAAGGATCCGATAGCCGGCATTGTGGATGAGGAGGCAGCTGCATATTATCTTGATGTGATCAAAACCATTCGGAAGGAGGGAATGGAGCCGCTGATTTCCCTTGAGCACTGGGACCTTCCGGCAGTGCTCATCGAACGCTTTAACGGCTGGGCAGGCAGAGAAACGCTGGACTGCTACATCATCTATGTGAAAGAGGTGCTGCGGCGTTTTGCGGATCAGGTAACCTGGTGGTTCGCCTTTACAGAACCAAACATACCAATAGACAACGGATATATGGATGCCATATGGTATCCGTTCACTCATGATCCGAAAACCGCTTATCAGGCACATTTTCATAAGATACTGGCAACCTCGTATGCAGTCGCATGCATAGAGCAGTATCGCTCCTATGGATGCCGCATGGGGGCTATGGTGCACATGACGCCGGTCTATGCGAAAAGCGGAGAGATTCAGGATGTAACAGCCGCATGGTATGCCGACTTGTTTCATGTGCGTCTGTATCTGGACCCGTACCTGAAGGGAGAGTTTCCAGCGGAGCTGCTGCATCAGCTTAAGCTGCATGACTGTATGTTCACCTATAAGGAAGAGGATTTGCAGCATATCCGAGCACATCGTATTGCTATGCTCGGTATTGATTATTATTTTCCGATACGCGTGCAGGCGCGCAGTCATCCGTATTCCGGCCCCTTTCATCCAAAGCAGTTCTACGAGCCATGGATCAAGGAGGATCGCAAATTCAATGCGGACCGCGGCTGGGAGGTTTACGAACAGGCTGTCTATGATATTGGAATGCGCCTGAAAAATGAATATGGCAATCCAGACTGGCTGATCAGTGAAAACGGTATCGGTATTGCACATGAGGAGCGCTACCGAAACGAGCAGGGAAGCATTGACGATGATTATCGAATCGACTTCCTTTCTGAACATCTGCGGTATGCGCTGAAAGCAAGGGAAGCAGGCTGTCACTGTCATGGGTATCTCGTCTGGTCCTATATTGATAATGTGTCCGCCATCAATGCGTTTAAAAACCGATACGGTCTGCTGGAGCTGGATATAGAAACAGGAAAGCGGATTCCGAAGAAATCGGCATACTGGTTTCGGGACATATTGGCTAAAAAGCAACTTGATGATTGAAAATGTATGATAATGCATGATTAAACATACAAAAATATGCATAAACAAAATAATATGAGCGCAAATGGCTTGCGTCCCGGTTGGAATCCCATTATAATATGCATAGAAAGAATCAAAGCACAGCTGGATTCTTTGACGCAGCCTGCATGAATTTATGGATGGACGGTTTGCGGGTGTCATGATGCTGCAATCAGCAGGCACACGCAGACGATCCATACCAGAAGCAGGCGCATCGCTATGAGGAGGGCGCTTATGAAAGATTTTCTATTTTATACACCTGCAGCATCCGGCGTTGACTGGAAGCGCATCGATTCTCTTCGCCATGTCATGGAGAAACGCACTGCCAGTATATGCTCGCAGCGTGCTCTTCTGTATACACAATCCTTTCAGGAAAGTGAAGGAGAACCGTATATCATTCGCAAGGCAAAGGCCTTCGCCCACACCCTTGCCCATATGGATATCTATATCCAGCCCCATTCCCTGATATTCGGTAATCAGGCGTCCGCAAACTTCGCGGCTCCGATATTTCCGGAATATTCCATACAGTGGGTCATTGACGAGCTGGAAGCCTTCGATCAGCGAAGTGGTGATGTGTTTCAGATCAGCGAGGAAGTAAAACAGGATTTGAAACGCATAGCACCATACTGGCTGCAGCATACCCATGAGGATGAGGTCAATGCACATCTCAGTGAGAATATCCGTCTTGCAGAGAAGCAGGGAGTTTTACACCGCGGTGGCATCTCCATGTCCGGGGATGGTCATATTGTACCGGATCATGAAATGCTGTTGCAAAGAGGGTTTCGTTCGATCATCGATGAGGCGAAGCATGCCCTGACAAATACTGACTTGCAGGATGCACAGCGTAATTACTATCAGGCGGTTATCATTTCACTGGAAGGGGCTCTGCTGTTCTTTCAGCGCTTTGCCAAGCTGGCGGAGGAAATGGCGGAGCATGAGCAGGATGAAAAGAGAAGACAGGAGCTGCGAGTTATAGCACAGATGGCCGGGACCATGATGGAACAGGGGGCCAGAAGCTTTTATGAAGGAGTAGAGGTGTGCTATATGGTGCATGTTCTGCAGATGATTGAAAGCAACGGGCATTCCTTCTGTTACGGCCGTTTCGACCAGTACATGCGAAAGCTGTATGAACAGGATGTAGAGCGGGGCGTGCTGACAAAGGATCAGGCATTGGAAATCATCACGCACATGTTCATTATGAATTCCTCCTGTAACAAGGTGCGTCCCTACGGTCATACAAAATACTCACAGGGCTATCCGCTTTATTCCAATCTGGTCGTCGGCGGGAAAACACCGCAGGGAAGCGACGGCACCAATGAGCTTTCCTATCTATGTATTGAGGCGATGCATCTGACATCCTTAGCGGAACCGAATTTCTCTGTCCGTTATCATTTGGAAACACCGAGGCAGTTTCTGAAGGCGGCTGCCTTGCTGATTCGCACCGGATGCGGCATGCCGAGCATGTTCAATGACGAGGTTGCCGCAAAGGGAATCGAGGATTTGGGAATACCGAAGGAGGATGCGCTGGATTATTGTCCGATTGGCTGTGTGGAAACCGGTGTTCCGGGGAAATACGGGCATCGGGCTACCGGGATGACCTATGTAAACTGGGGCAAGGTTTTGGAGATTCTGCTGCATAACGGTGTGGATCCTGCAAGCGGCATCCAAATGCTGTCGGTCAATGGACAAGGCGGGGATGCTGTTACGTTTGAAAACTATGAGGAATTGTGGCAGGGCTGGGAAAAGCTGCTGAAATTCTATTCTGATATATCGGTGGAATGCGATGCAATCTGTGATGATTCTCTGGTAAAATATGATGCTGATCCATTCGCAAGCTGTTTTATACAGGACTCCATGAAGCTGGGGAAAACCCTGAAGGAGGGTGGCTGCCGCTACGATGTGATTTCACAGTCCAATATCGGACCGTGCGTTGTCGGAAACGCATTATACGCAATAAAGAAGCTGGTGTTTGAAGAGCAGTCGGTAACCTGGGAAGAGCTGATGACTGCTATGCAGGATAACTGGCAGTCTCTGGAATCTGCTAGAATTCATAAAAAAATACGTCATGTAGCCAAGTTTGGAAATGATGATGATGCGGTGGATGAAATTGTTAAGGATGTTTTTGATTCCTACCTGAAGCTGCTTCCGCAGTATCGTACACAGCGTTATCAGCAGGGACCTGCAGTAAGCTGCTATACGATGTCGACCAGCAACATCACCTCCTATGTACCAAACGGCTTTGTCGTCGGCGCAACACCGGACGGGCGGTTTGCGGGAACACCGTTAAACGAGGGCTGTTCTCCAACACAGGGGACAGATACAAGCGGTCCTACCGCGGTTATCAATTCGGTTGCCAAGCTGCCAAACGAGCAGGTGGCGGCAGGACAGCTGCTGAATATGCGTTTCTCCAGCGGTGCACTGGCAGGAGAGGAAAATCTCGATAAATTTGTCGACTTTCTGATGGCCTCTGCGAAAAAGCACATCTACCATAATCAGTTCAATGTCATAGACAGTGCAACGCTGCGTCTGGCGCAGGAGCATCCGCAGGATTATACGGATCTGATTGTGCGTGTTGCCGGTTACTGTGCTCAGTTTGTTTCCCTGATGCCGGAAGCACAGGAAGCCATTATCGCACGTACGGAGAATACATGGTAGCCATTCACCTGTCGACCATACAGCGCTATTCCACAAAGGACGGCCCTGGAATACGGTCCACCGTGTTTCTGATTGGCTGCAATCTGCGCTGTGCATGGTGCTCCAATCCGGAGCTGATGCTGCCGTACAATAAGCTGCTCCATTTTTCATCTCTGTGCCGCGGCTGTCAAAGCTGTGTGCATGCGTATCCAACAGCTGTATACATGGAGGACGGTGCTATTCACATGCATCCCTGTGCACAGCATATGGCAGGGGAGCTGGAGGAGGTATGTCCCTTTGATGCCCTTGAACAGGTTGGTATGCAGGTGGAGTGCCAACAGCTTGTAAAGCAGCTGGAAAAGGATTTCACATATTATGAGGAGTCCAAAGGCGGCGTGACGTTCAGCGGCGGGGAGCCGCTGTTACAGGCTGAGGCTTTGGCGGATACACTCTGTCTGCTGAAGCAGAAGCACATAGCAACATGTGTGGATACCGCTGGTGATGTGGCATGGGAGCATATGGAAAGGGCTGCGGAATACTGCGATTTGTTTC
This region includes:
- a CDS encoding collagen-like protein — translated: MHYDDYNYHDDCYGEDASSCSCDCNSCCQGPRGPRGFRGATGPTGSTGATGATGPGVGATGPTGATGPTGNTGNTGPAGLRGNTGPTGSIGATGNTGATGMTPVITVAGTITGDPGTQASVTETFTPSGASLLFTIPAGPTGPTGSTGSTGATGNTGPIGPAGATGATGASGITGATGNTGANGVTGPTGPMGNTGANGVSGPTGNTGATGPTGATGSTGPTGPTGPAGATGITGAAGGIGPIGPTGSTGSTGATGGIGPTGSTGVTGPTGATGNTGADGVTGPTGATGNTGADGAAGPTGPTGATGNTGLTGATGPTGAMGNTGADGATGPTGATGNTGPDGAAGPTGPTGATGSTGLTGATGPTGATGNTGADGATGPTGATGATGADGAIGVTGATGATGLAGSSAIIPYSSGIPLSLTTIAGGLVGTPGFVGFGSSAPGVSIVGGVIDLTNAAGTLTNFAFSMPRAGTITSISAFFSTTAALSLVGSTVTITATLYQSTAPNNSFTAVPGAVVTLAPAITGVIAIGTISSGTTTGLSIAVTNQTRLLLVFTATAAGLSLVNTVAGYASAGIAIS
- a CDS encoding collagen-like protein, translated to MHYDEYDDSCCDPCSMPSCHPYDYTPCCCPGPRGPHGFQGPTGATGPIGNTGPTGNTGATGPTGTSVITNALSALNISAATVSVTSDGTNIPLPVQPYINGFMANASNTQFTVNQTGTYFISYVIKMTSGLPMSSRVTRNGTPILNSISTSSTSSNEYSVSFMQSLTAGDVLSLQIYGVNGTVTLQSGTGASLNIVRIA
- a CDS encoding collagen-like protein, which gives rise to MDNCCAEQAPSCSSAESCCCEGPQGPRGYRGATGPTGATGSSGATGATGPTRPAGSSETVCCDCKEQIRNILQQIITLYPNQDLFITLESGVAAVGRAGALLLGPNGRTGVFEVINSQNTSQYLSICSIDTIQINDAVYNDAIVYLPEPVPALTDCCADCDAVIRSLLPVGRENVYITTNTQTPSIGTVIRNEYGMIVLANQTNRNITFVSSCSIDLFIL
- a CDS encoding DeoR/GlpR transcriptional regulator; this encodes MLSTERKLYLLQKVEREGTIHVRDVAKQLNISETTIRRDLMELEQEGKVRRVHGGAVRESLNQILTESRELLMQDRMLINFDRKSRICRSASELVEDGECVFLDGGTSIVAMIDYLQSRPIKIVTHNQLIVQRLHDPVAQIIIIGGDFNAKYHMSEGPMAQNMLGLYNFDRAFIGCAGMDPISGQCYTAEMGTRELKEIAMKNSNHSYLLIDDSKLFVKGFCKFTNADAFEQIFCNRLDETVENLPDNMKFVE
- a CDS encoding bifunctional 4-hydroxy-2-oxoglutarate aldolase/2-dehydro-3-deoxy-phosphogluconate aldolase translates to MELSKVTMILRGYTYEQVRCVAEVLINSSYVKNMEITLNTSNAYEIIKKIADEFQGRLHIGAGTVQTYDELVQAIAAGAVFVLSPRKMNQKMLDYCKQHNVIAVPGAFTPSEIAESLEMGADIVKVFPANEVGFDYAKKLCEPMGELPLMAVGGIQAGNVKKALQSGYTYVGTAGGLFEKEDIQNMRKDHMLKSLEVFEKELL